A segment of the Aridibaculum aurantiacum genome:
TCGTAAAAGGTTGGATGACGGTAGGCTTTATCATTTGCCGGGTCGTAAAGGCTGCCTGACTCTGAAGGGTTACTGGCGTGGATGTGTTTGCTTTCCACCACCCAGATGCTGACACCTTCCATGCGGCGGGTGTACACGTCACGGGCATTTTCAATAGCCATTTGTGCATCGGTAGCATGAAGGCTGCCTACATGTTTATGGTCGAGCCCTTGTTTGCTGCGGATAAAAACCTCCCATAGAGGCCAATCATTATTCATATGCTTGTTGGAAATAGTAGCGAACGGAGAGCCAGCAATAGAAGGTGCAAGCAATCATTAGAGGCCGGGCCGGCTCTCCTTCGCTACGATGAATATTTAAGCAGCTGCCATAGCAGCTTTAGATCTTTTTTTATTTGCATGTGCCAATGCAGCTTCGCGTACCCATGCACCATCTTCGTGTGCCTTTTTGCGTGCATCAAGACGCTGTTTGTTGCATGGACCATTACCGTTTACCACCTGCCAGAATTCATCCCAGTTGATAGGTCCAAAATCATAATGACCTCTTTCTTCATTCCACCGCAGTTCCGGGTCTGGTAACGTGCAGTTTAAAAATTTCACCTGCTCTGCGCATACATCCACAAACTTCTGGCGCAGTTCATCGTTGGTAAAACGCTTGATCTTCCAACGCATGCTCTGCTGCGTGTTCGGGCTTTCGTCATCTTTTGGTCCAAACATCATGATGCTTGGCCACCACCACCTGTCTATAGCATCCTGGCACATTTTCCGTTGCGCATCTGTTCCTTTACTAAGGGTCAAAAGAATTTCGAAACCCTGGCGCTGGTGAAAACTTTCTTCTTTACACACACGTATCATGGCACGAGAGTATGGCCCAAACGAGGTACGGCAAAGCGGCACCTGGTTCATAATGGCCGCACCGTCTACCAACCAGCCTATAGCACCTATGTCGGCCCAACTGGTAGTAGGGTAGTTGAAAATAGATGAATATTTAGCTGTTCCGTTCAGCAATTGCTCCAGCATTTCGTCGCGGCTGATGCCAAGAGTTTCGGCAGCACTGTACAGGTACAACCCGTGACCGGCTTCATCCTGGACCTTAGCAAGCAAAGTAGCTTTACGCCTGAGTGAAGGAGCACGTGTTATCCAATTTCCTTCAGGCAGCATCCCTACGATCTCGCTATGGGCATGCTGGCTTATCTGCCTGATGAGATTCTTACGATACTTCTCCGGCATCCAGTCCTTAGGCTCGATCTTTACCTCTGCATCTACCTTTTGTTGAAAAAGATTTTCTAACTCCTGAACGGACATGAGCAAGTGTGTTTAGAGCTGCTAAATTAGTGGTTTTAGAGCAAAAGCTAACAATTGTTAGTTTTTTTATCTTATTCTTTGATACCGCAGAAAGCTCTACCTTGCCTCCTGAATTGCGCCTAAAGTAGTTAGCTATGGACGATTGCTACCACGCTATAAAACATTTAATCTCTATTGGTAACGAGCAGGCATTCTCGCAGCTCTACAACAGTTTCTATGCCCGGTTGATAGCGTTTTCTAAATCTATAACGCGCAGCCAGGAGCAGGCAGAAGAGGTAGTGGAAGATGTGTTTATCAAGCTGTGGCGAAAGCGCCAGCAGCTACCAGGTGTTCAGAACCTGCAGGTATATTTATATGTGGCTACTAAAAATACTTCGCTCAACGCGGTAGCCGACAAAGCAAAGACTCTCTCTATTCAACCATTCGACGACCTTGATATTGACCTGGACCACCAGGGCATGAACCCTTACGACCTCATGATCACGCAGGAAATGCAGATGCGGATGATGCAGGCCATAGATAATCTTCCACCGCGATGCAAAATGATCTTTAAGCTGGTGAGGGAAGACGGACTGAAATATAAAGATGTAGCAGAGGTGCTGAATATTTCTGTAAATACTATTGATGCTCAAATGGCCATTGCAGTAAAACGAATTTCCGAAGCCTTGCAGGTAGCAAAACCTAAAACGACACCATCTAAAAAGCTCCAGTAAAATTTTTTCTTCTTCTTAGTAGATGTCTTTGTTTTTACTGTCCTGTGGTGGTAACACCTGGATGGACAACGAACAAAACGATATTTACCTGCTTATAGCCCGCTGCCTTAGTGGAGAGGCTACCGATATGGAAAGGCAGGCGCTGCACGAAGCCATGAGGAACGACGATCAGCTACAACAACAATACGAGCTGATGCAGCGAATGTGGGGTGCAAAAGGCCTTACAGATACCACTGCCCAGCAAACTGAACAGAAGTTAGGAAAGATCTTCCAGCAGGCAGTGATAGAAGATGTAATTGAAAAATCTGCAAGGCGAAAAGCCTTTACAAGAAAAATAAACCTGGCTGTTGCAGCTGTATTCATCCTAACGGTATGCGGCACCTGGTTCTTTCAGCAACCTAAACTCCAAAAAAACCAAACTGCTGCTGTACAAATGTTGAAAACCGAGAATGGTAGCAGGTCTAGGAACGTGTTGCCAGATGGTTCAGTAGTATGGCTAAACGGAGGTTCAACGCTCAGGATACTGCCAAAGTTCAACCAAAGCTCCCGCGAAGTAGCCATAGAAGGCGAAGGATATTTTGAGGTAGTGAAGAGTAAGAAGCCTTTCATTGTACATGTGCGCGATCTAAAACTAACTGTGCTGGGAACCGCTTTCAATGTAAAGTTTTTCCCAAGTGATAAAACCATAGAAACAACGCTGATAACCGGCAGCTTAAAAGTGACAAGAACCGGGCAAAAGGAAGTGGTACTGAAGCCAAAGGAAAAAATTGTTTTAGATGAAGAGCCGGTAGCAGCCAAAGCCAAACCCGCCCTGGAACAATATGTTCAATCATTGGAAATGAATCACCCTTCTGAAATAGTGGAAACAGCCTGGATCTTCAACAAGCTTGAGTTCAGGGGTGACAATTTTGAAACACTGGCTTCTAAAATGGAACGCTGGTACAACGTGGAGATTACTTTCCAGGATGAGCGATTGAAGAAGATGTCATTTAATGGTTCTTTCCAGGACGAAACCATAGAACAGGCTTTACAGGCATTGCAAATAGTAGCCCCATTCACTTATAAAATAGAAGACAATGAAATACTTATTGGTTCACCTAAATAACCTGCATCCGAAGTAGTGAAGCCTCTGCTGCGGATAATAACGACTAAAAATTTTGAGCACCAATTATCAATTAAAAAAACAATGAGTAGAAAACTAACGCTTACTAACAGAAGACAAAATTTGCCTTCGTTAGCCATAAGAATACTCTTCATTTTCTTGCTTGCATTCTCTTCACAGGTTTCAGCAAAAGGTTTTTCTCAAGACCGTTTAAGCATCAGCTTTAAGAATGCTGAGATCTCAAAAGTATTGGCACATATAGAAAAACAAACGACCTACAGATTCCTGTATAACGAGTCGTTGCAAGGCATAAAGCAAAAGGTAAACCTTAGCCTGCAGGATGCCGACATTAAGCAGGCGCTGGATGTAATTTTCTCCGGCACCGGCTTA
Coding sequences within it:
- the paaA gene encoding 1,2-phenylacetyl-CoA epoxidase subunit PaaA, translating into MSVQELENLFQQKVDAEVKIEPKDWMPEKYRKNLIRQISQHAHSEIVGMLPEGNWITRAPSLRRKATLLAKVQDEAGHGLYLYSAAETLGISRDEMLEQLLNGTAKYSSIFNYPTTSWADIGAIGWLVDGAAIMNQVPLCRTSFGPYSRAMIRVCKEESFHQRQGFEILLTLSKGTDAQRKMCQDAIDRWWWPSIMMFGPKDDESPNTQQSMRWKIKRFTNDELRQKFVDVCAEQVKFLNCTLPDPELRWNEERGHYDFGPINWDEFWQVVNGNGPCNKQRLDARKKAHEDGAWVREAALAHANKKRSKAAMAAA
- a CDS encoding FecR family protein, with protein sequence MSLFLLSCGGNTWMDNEQNDIYLLIARCLSGEATDMERQALHEAMRNDDQLQQQYELMQRMWGAKGLTDTTAQQTEQKLGKIFQQAVIEDVIEKSARRKAFTRKINLAVAAVFILTVCGTWFFQQPKLQKNQTAAVQMLKTENGSRSRNVLPDGSVVWLNGGSTLRILPKFNQSSREVAIEGEGYFEVVKSKKPFIVHVRDLKLTVLGTAFNVKFFPSDKTIETTLITGSLKVTRTGQKEVVLKPKEKIVLDEEPVAAKAKPALEQYVQSLEMNHPSEIVETAWIFNKLEFRGDNFETLASKMERWYNVEITFQDERLKKMSFNGSFQDETIEQALQALQIVAPFTYKIEDNEILIGSPK
- the paaB gene encoding 1,2-phenylacetyl-CoA epoxidase subunit PaaB, with protein sequence MNNDWPLWEVFIRSKQGLDHKHVGSLHATDAQMAIENARDVYTRRMEGVSIWVVESKHIHASNPSESGSLYDPANDKAYRHPTFYELPDELKHM
- a CDS encoding RNA polymerase sigma-70 factor — translated: MDDCYHAIKHLISIGNEQAFSQLYNSFYARLIAFSKSITRSQEQAEEVVEDVFIKLWRKRQQLPGVQNLQVYLYVATKNTSLNAVADKAKTLSIQPFDDLDIDLDHQGMNPYDLMITQEMQMRMMQAIDNLPPRCKMIFKLVREDGLKYKDVAEVLNISVNTIDAQMAIAVKRISEALQVAKPKTTPSKKLQ